Genomic DNA from Solanum dulcamara chromosome 4, daSolDulc1.2, whole genome shotgun sequence:
CTCACATATGGCCATTATTAGGGGGTAAAATTAGATTACTCTAATGAGAAAAAGTTTGGTGACTTTAATGTTATAGTAGGTAAAGTTTAATGATCATACATCAAATTAACCCAACCTGTAATTGCGATGACTTCTCGCTCAGATGAGGACCCAAATAGCCTTTCTATGATCTTCTCCAAATCATCATCAAGACCCACAACATCGTTCTCCACATTTGCATTAAAACTAGGTCTAGATGGACTTCCAAGCCTCGTCTCGAAATGATCTTCAGCAGGTTCAATGTCATGACCATGGCTTGTGCAAGTCTCAAGACTCAGCACCAACTCTTTCCTTAGTAACTCAATCTTCTGTACTACTGGTACTAAACTTCCTACTAAATCTTCATTTCCCCTTTGATGAATCTCCTCACAAATCTTTAGTTCAATAATATTCTCAGCTTCATTGAGTGCATCTCTAAACTTTCCAACCAAAACAGTGACATTTTCTTGGTGATAACTACTCTTGCTACTATCATCAAGAAAGGCTTTGAAATATTCAATAGATGCAGCTaaagattgaatttttaggtCAGAAAACAAACCTGGGATTCTGGTATTGAGTTGCTCTAGAGTTTGAGCAAGAGAAACAACAGAAACATAAGCCATCAATCAGTCTCACCAATTGAAGAACAAGAAACCTGTTTTacctttgaaaaaaaaaattgaattccCAAATAGAAAATGGAGAACACTTCAATGCTGAAAAGGGATAATGTAGGAAATTATTAGCTAGTAGTGTGAAAATTGAAGCTTAGATAAATAATGGGGCATGGGACAGCTATGATTGAAGTGAACTGGTCCTTTTCAAGACTAATCTAATTGCAATAATCCTAGATAGTTTTTTTCAATTAATAAAGATATACAtatcaaaaacatatttaaattattatcttttttttgagtttcatatttaaattattggactgtgagtttcatacctaaactatcagttattagtttgaaaaacacactctcaatagtttaagtatgaaactcaaaaaaagataATAGTCCAGTGTTTTTAACTTTTATCTCTAAATTGAATTCTTCCTATTGTAAGACGACCTTTGATGCCAAAATGCCCTCCACTTCATATTACAAACTTAAACAGTGATGTGTTTGAATTTTGTATCTTTTACTTGTAGTACCACACATCTTATTATCCCTCATTTTTGAACTTCTAACAAACATCATTTACTTAAGTCGAGATCGATCATTGTCTTTTATATAAAGTATATATATGCAGATTGAAGAAAGAGAGCACTTTCAGAGTTAAAACAAGATACTCAGTAGTGAAAGAGAATTCAAAGAAGGAAAATGTAAAGGACAAGAAACAAATTTTGTCATATAAATAACCTTTGAAGTCCTGATGTTGCAACACAATTttgaatgaataaataaaatacactaGAAACATTAAGGGTACTATAAGTTACAACATTGCATCCATCTCAATGGGGTAATATGAAATTCGTATACATCAAGCAGAGTTTCTATCTGGGGATAAAACCTAAAGCAAGGAGCAAATTTTGATTTAGTGTCTCTTGTTTGATCTTGGATCCACGAGGAACTTTTACATGGCTAAATTCTGCACAAAATAACGTAAACATCACATGGACAAACAACAAGCACACACCCAAGTTTGGATGAAAAACATGATAGATTACACAGCTACAGAGCATCTTCAACTCATTATGCATGGTTGATTACATCGTACTTCAATGACCTTCGGGCTAGTTATTTGCTTTGCATGCAAAACTTGAGTTTTTTCCTAGCAATTGATGCCACAAGCCTGAACATCTGGTCCAGTAACTCTTGTTGTGAAGGGATCAATCCGCACCCATAACAAAGAGAAAATGGAGGCCAAAAGAATAGACCACACGACCACAATAGTGGGTGTCCGATTCTGACGACCCATGAGACCTTTGAGGAAGGGGTAAAGGTGAACAATCACCCAGAAAGCAAAGAATAATTTACCAAAGAGGGGACCCCATGACTGGTAACCACTGTTGATGGCGTATGAGATGCCTGCCACAACTCCTACCAGGTTTACAATGAGGAGAGTAGTGGGGGGTATAAGAAGAGTTGTCCATTTGAACAAGTAGAGTTCAGCAAAGTCCCCATCTTCATCTGATGCCTTGGATGTGACAGTAAAGTTAGTATCAATACCAGCAAGCACTTTGAGCAACCCTTGGAAGACGGCAAACAGGTGAGCTGACACACCACCAATGACCCAAAACTGTTCATTTCTCCACCATTCATCAATTCCAACACCACTCCATCTCATCTCCAGAATACCAGTAGCgaaaatggaaagaaagagGGATATAAACCAGATGCTAGCAAGGTTACTAATCTGCAAAAGAAGAATTATGATATCATAAATCCTGTGAAATGATATCTTAGCAAATGTATGATAAAGCAACTTTAGAAAGTATGAGCAGTTTAAGGCCAAGTATAGTAACTATGAGCAGTTTAAGGCCAACTGACAAGTGAACTCAAATAAAATAGGGGGATCATAGGTGTAGCTAATACaatactccctctgtttcatTTTATGTGAAGGTGTTTACTTTTTTATCATATAAGACTGTGAAAGTGTTTGACTGGGCCCTGAGCTTAAGAAAGAAAGACTTTGACTTTTGGaacttgtggtcttaaacatccCATAACATTTCTGTGGTTATAGAATTGTGTTATTAATGGGAAAATGAaaagtttaaagttaaattgtttctaGATATAGAAAAGTATCATTTTTTCCTCAAGAGAGGGAAAAAGTATCACATAAACAGTAGTAGTATTAAATAACCTCGGATTATGCGAAAGAAGCCAAGATATAACAAGCATGCAAAGAAGTTGACATGAATTTATAGATCCACAACTAACCTGAGGGATAATGAATTTCCCAGTAAGTAGACAGATAGCTGGAAGTGTGCAGTATATAAGAAGTGGAATGGCAGTGATTGGATAAATGGTGGTGTTGACATAAGCAAATCTCTCCAGCCACTTCAACCGTCCACTGTATCCATACCATATAGGACAATGCCTACTGAAAAGAATTTCCACCGACCCTAAAGCCCATCGAAGCACTTGGTTCAGACGATCTGAAAGATTAATAGGAGCTGACCCTTTGAACGCGGGTCTCTTGGGCATACAGTATATAGATCGCCAACCACGGGCATGCATCTTAAATCCAGTAAGAATATCCTCTGTGACAGAACCATAGATCCATCCAATCTGCACATACACTACGAAATTTTAAGAATTCAAACACACAACAGTAACAACAATCATGGTCCAGTTAGAGTCTACAATAAGTAGTACCACAAAGAAATTCTTGTGTTTACAATGTACTAAAACCGATGCATCTGGGAATTTAGTGATGTAGAAGTAGCTTGTCATCATTTTCTTTAAGGGTTATGCTGCAACTGATGGCTATAAATATGCAGCATGTTCAGTTCCAGTAATCGATTTACTATATTATGCAAGAAGTTAATATTCATTGTAGGGTAGAcaaactttttctttcttctttatttgaTAAAGCAGAAAGACAAGTTCTTCTCATTTTCGTTTCACCAGATTGAAGGAAATAGAATATTATTTTCGGTACAACACTAGACACTGGATCTCTTTTTGGTTTAATTTTTCTGTCAGAAGGTCAAACACTATGTAATAAGTCACATTAGTTTCAGTTAATACAGTTCCCCTGGCAATGATTGTCCATCTACAATTCCCTACTCATCCTAGAACTTTTTAAATAGTGAGCTTAATTCACACCACTTACAGGCTCTTCCCTACCTATCCTAGATTTTGGTGGGGTGGGGATTTAGAACACAACATTACCTCAGTTCCCCATTCTGATTTATCTTCATAACCACAACTGATAACATGAATAGCCTCTTTCAAAAGGGTCTCCGGGGTAGCCGATTGAGGAACACCGCCATTCTCCATGAGTGTTGAAGCAACAAAAACAGCCGATTGTCCAAATCTCTTCTCCAGGCTCATTTGTGACATGAGAAGTgacttctcatcatcaaatcCAGCACCTGATTTCATGATTGAAAGAGAGGGAGAGGAGAGAGAGTGTGTGAGAAGTTAGCAAAAACTTCAAGAATATATTGAACAACCACATTAACTTATGGGATTTCAAGCATAAAGAAATAGGGTAATCCTGTAACATATGAGTGCACAAGAAGCATAAAGAGGACAAAAGTATACTTCAATTCTCAAACTTGATAAAAGTAGTGTATATATGCCTGGGATGAGTTGCTTTCCTTGCTTATAACTTTAGCATGCTAATCAAGAAGCAATTAAAAGCCCAACATATAAAATTCATGCCTACAATTAAGTTTGTTTTTTCTGTTTTCTTAGTAAATTACTCccccatttcaatttgtttgccttactttcttttttagttgtttcaaaagaatctctctttccttttttggcaaCTCTATAATTCTAACttccacatgacatgtttaagaccacaagattaaagagTATTTTGGTACACTCTACCTATCTTTAGTTTAAAACCACAAGACTCAAAAGTCATTCTTTACTTTGTTAAAATTTGTCCCAAGTCAAAactagacaaacaaattgaaccAGGGAAGTAAGAAAAAGTAGTGAGCGCAAGCAACAGAAGGCACACTAGTGTACACATACCTAGAAATAGAATACTTCTTGCAGTTTGTGTGTCAATCAGTAGTTACAAATTTTACAAAACCATACTGAACAAGCTAATAAATAAAGTGAGGTAATGAGGGAGAATTCCTATAGCAATCATATGGATTGGAGCACAATAGGTTGAGCGATTTTCTACAAGCTAAACAGCATAAAGAATTTCCATGTGCGTCTCCTCTTTTCAACATGTCTGAAGTCTGAACTTAGGTCCATTTTAAAAGGTTCGGGAGAAACTTCAAACCATAGCAATATTTCTGTTTGCAAGGGCAGGTCTAGCACAATCCAGACTTAGAAATGACATTATTATATGTGACAGTTCAcaagttcaatttttttgactTCCATCATTGGATGATGGCAAACCTGATTCCAGAAGGCCGGCGAACACACACGGTTCACTCTTAagaaagcaaaagaatataggACAAAATTCTCATTGTTGAACAACCATTACTTGGTGTGTTCCGGGTACTCTACAAGTACTACTCACTAAAGGTAGGGGTTATCTTCTATTTTCCAGTTCAGAAGTAATTTCGTGAAAAAAATTTGAGGTAATCAGAAGAATGAACTATAAGGTAGATAAGTCTAAATGATGGAGAAGGATGTGACTGTCTACTGATGTTGAAAAGTATCAGTATAGAAATCCATGGGACATTTAGCAACTtgcaatttttccttttttttcctgATGCAACAGCTTCGCCAATTAACTTACTAAAAATGGAGTTGCTGAGTAAGGTGTGGTAGTATAAGCATAACATGAACTGAAAAGATTTATTAATTTGAACTATACCTTCAACTCCCTCCTCTATATCCTCCAGATTGAAAATTGGCACAGTGGGATCAACATTCTTGCAAGATTTCTTCTTGTCTGAGCCTTTTTTACTTGATTTAGAACCCTTCTTTCTTGATCCACCGAAGCAGGAAGAGAGGAACCCTGCTTTCTTATGCTTTGGCTTAATTGGAGGTTCATAGCCATATAAGGCTGTTCTATTAAAGACACATCCAGTACCCACATACACTGGGCCTTGAATTCCATCCAAACCTCTCAAGTTTATCtggttcaacaacaacaaaaaaaaaagatttcacACCAAGATCCACATGAAATAATCTCAGTATAAAAGCGCATGAACTGCATAAAACACTATTCTAGCCTCCGACTGAGTATAAGTCAGTCACTGTTACTGAAGTTCAAACTTACATCGAAAAAAACTGTATTCCTGTTGGCATATCGATCGTTCCTATCAATACCATCGAATCTCTGTGGGAATTGAACATAGCAGACATATTTTCCAAGGTTAGGATCCATCAAAAAGCACATTGCTTCTCTCAATGCCTTGCTGTTGTTTATGTAGTGATCACAATCAAGATTCAACATAAAGGGTCCATTAGTAAGAACCGCTGACACACGAACCTGCACGATCATTGCATATGATAAAGATGTCCGATTTAAGTCAAGATTTGTGTGTGTGTGGTGGGGGAGTGGGGGAGGGGGGGATAAACAACTCCAATATCCAATATCCAATATTTAACAACTTACCAGTGCATTCATGGCACCAGCCTTTTTGTGATGTTGGAAGCCAGGACGCTTCTCACGAGAAACATACACTAGTCGTGGCAACTCATTGCCATCACTGTCAAGTCCTCCACTTTGTCCCAAGAAAACCTGTAAGCAACAGAGACAATAGAGTTACTCCCAGAACAGAAAATACCCTGACAAAAGTTGGAATTTTCATAGAAAAGCTAATCGTAAGTACGCAAGACCAATGTCAAACTCGTGGACTAAAGTAAGATCCAATCCTCAATACCTGCAAGTTAGAGTAATTGAACAACACTGATATCATTTGTTCTAAAAATCACATCCAACAAAGAATAACTAAAAGTTACCTGAATCATCCCAGGATGATCCCTGGTGTTATTTCCAGGCCATGGTGTACCATCTTGCATAATCCATCCTTCTTCAGGGACCTTTTGAGCTTTTGCGACGAGGGCATTGATGCGAATTTTGAACTCTTCATACTCCCTCTGTATTATGATTCCAAGAAACATTATGAGCACAcgacaaaaagaaaacaacaaaaGGTAGTGCAAACACTAAAACTGACCTTCATTGCCCTACGATCTTTTACAAATGATGTTTGAACTTTATCCTTCAAGTAGTCAACCTTCTGAGAGAAGTACCACTCTGGAGCTCGTGGCTCTATGCTGTACTTCTTAGAGAAAGGAACCCATTTCCTTGCAAACTCTGCTGTTTCAGATAGGGCTTCAAACGTCAACATGGCAGCACCATCATCAGACACATAACAGGACACCTTATCAACAGGATAGTCAACTGCAAGAATGGACAGGACAGTATTTGCTGTAACAAGAGGAGGCTCCTTCAAAGGATCCACAGTACTAACAAATATGTCAACAGCAGCTAATTGTGATGGCTCTCCTTCACGATCATACCTACCGTACATCATGATTAAAAGTGAGTATAAGAgataaaaatggaaatgagcaaaacaaaatggaaaagaaaagaacgaagagaaaaagatcaagCTCTAACCTAAGCGCAAGCCTATCAAGATAGGTCTCACGGTTGACTGGAAGCCACTTGGGGAACTGATCCAAAATCCAAGATACTGCAAACCAAATCTCGCATATCACAGATAACAACCATAACGGAATTGCATTGGGCACTGGATTCATTATTCGGTAGTGCAAGAAAATACAAAGAATGACAAGCCGGAGGACAATAACCATCCTGTAAGGGTTTATCCTAGACGAGGGAATAGACACCTTCCTTGAAAGAGGTTGTCTAGCCTCATCATTTCTGCAccaacaaagatgtaccattAGAGGAAACTCGTTCTATATTCAAGGACAGCACAAAATTTGAATGCTTCAACAACCACTTCAACATTCCATCAGAATGCTGATTCAGCACATATCACGAATACAGAATATTCtgttttcttctccttttttttctttgtaataGGAAGATATCAGAGATGATCTACCAAAACAGCCACTCAGAAACcagaaaataaataacatagccaGCAGAAGAAAAAACACTCACAGTAAAGAGTCATCCACCAGAATATCAGTACTAGCATCAATATCTCCAGCTCCTCGTTCTGAAGGAGGATGGCTAGTGGTCATCGGCACAACATTCTTATCCTGCTTCATTTTCCAGCCATCAACTCTTTCTTTCCAAGCAACATTGCCAAGTCCAGGGGATCCAAACTCCCGTACTGGATCCACGACCCTGATGTTAGCTGCCAaaataagtaaagtaaagcctcAAATATCTAGAATCAGAGATGAGGAAGAGATAATTATGTAAACACTTGTAGAACAACCAGGAACATACGTGATTGGTTAGCATCTGTTGAATACGTGAGTGGATGGATGTGTTTTGCACCACCAGCAGGTCCGGGAGATGCCATTGAATAGCGTTCAGGTGATGCAGCAGACAGTTCCCCAGAAACCTAGAGGTAAGACATCAACAAGCAATCAGTCACTCATTCAATTACTTATACCAGGCAAGACAGTCAAGGAAAGGGGGAAGATAataacatgaaaaactagcaactGTGAATCGTACATCTGTTCCATTTGTAAGCAGAGGAATATGATTGTGGGAGACCTCTTTATCATACTTTGGAGCACCAGTCTCCTCACCCCGCCCGTAAGTTGCGTGCCAGCTCAACACACGGTCAGCCACTTTTTGCTTCTCATTCAGATTTTCAGAAGAGTAATTTAGATCACTGGCACCATCATCAGCATCACCATCTTCTACACTTTCACCACTAATAGCAGGACTTCCTGTTAAAATCAAATAATACAGCACACATTGAGATCTCAAATCGGAATTGTCTAGGACTTAATCGAGTTAACTGCCATTCAAATTTTTCAGTAGATTAGGAAGATGCATAtcccttttttcttctcttttagtGTGTTCTTTGTTGCTTGGTATGGTAAGTTAACTTCATGCATAATCTCTTGATGGTAAACAATTGTTTTAGCAAAGCCATTTTATCATCTTATATAAAAAAGTTTCCACTCAGCATATACAATCATGCACCAGACTCAAAAACTAAAGGTCTCTTACTTCTCTTGGCCAACAAGTCCTGAATGATCTATTAGCTATTCAACTCAATTGCTCAATCAGAATCATACATACCTTTATGTCTCTTGTATCTGGTCTTGCACTGTGGGCAAGATTGATTCCCGTCCTTCCTCTCATATTCATAGCATGGCCTACAAACAGGGAAGGCACAGACATCGCAAGCAACAAATGGCTCGCCATTCACAGTAGAGCCAACACCATCACCACAGATCTG
This window encodes:
- the LOC129886961 gene encoding cellulose synthase A catalytic subunit 3 [UDP-forming]; the encoded protein is MDPEGDVKGKSLKTLGGQVCQICGDGVGSTVNGEPFVACDVCAFPVCRPCYEYERKDGNQSCPQCKTRYKRHKGSPAISGESVEDGDADDGASDLNYSSENLNEKQKVADRVLSWHATYGRGEETGAPKYDKEVSHNHIPLLTNGTDVSGELSAASPERYSMASPGPAGGAKHIHPLTYSTDANQSPNIRVVDPVREFGSPGLGNVAWKERVDGWKMKQDKNVVPMTTSHPPSERGAGDIDASTDILVDDSLLNDEARQPLSRKVSIPSSRINPYRMVIVLRLVILCIFLHYRIMNPVPNAIPLWLLSVICEIWFAVSWILDQFPKWLPVNRETYLDRLALRYDREGEPSQLAAVDIFVSTVDPLKEPPLVTANTVLSILAVDYPVDKVSCYVSDDGAAMLTFEALSETAEFARKWVPFSKKYSIEPRAPEWYFSQKVDYLKDKVQTSFVKDRRAMKREYEEFKIRINALVAKAQKVPEEGWIMQDGTPWPGNNTRDHPGMIQVFLGQSGGLDSDGNELPRLVYVSREKRPGFQHHKKAGAMNALVRVSAVLTNGPFMLNLDCDHYINNSKALREAMCFLMDPNLGKYVCYVQFPQRFDGIDRNDRYANRNTVFFDINLRGLDGIQGPVYVGTGCVFNRTALYGYEPPIKPKHKKAGFLSSCFGGSRKKGSKSSKKGSDKKKSCKNVDPTVPIFNLEDIEEGVEGAGFDDEKSLLMSQMSLEKRFGQSAVFVASTLMENGGVPQSATPETLLKEAIHVISCGYEDKSEWGTEIGWIYGSVTEDILTGFKMHARGWRSIYCMPKRPAFKGSAPINLSDRLNQVLRWALGSVEILFSRHCPIWYGYSGRLKWLERFAYVNTTIYPITAIPLLIYCTLPAICLLTGKFIIPQISNLASIWFISLFLSIFATGILEMRWSGVGIDEWWRNEQFWVIGGVSAHLFAVFQGLLKVLAGIDTNFTVTSKASDEDGDFAELYLFKWTTLLIPPTTLLIVNLVGVVAGISYAINSGYQSWGPLFGKLFFAFWVIVHLYPFLKGLMGRQNRTPTIVVVWSILLASIFSLLWVRIDPFTTRVTGPDVQACGINC